In Geminocystis sp. NIES-3709, a single genomic region encodes these proteins:
- a CDS encoding ABC transporter substrate-binding protein — MIKKIVKVLKYLGVSLICFGLIVACNSNSGEQITPTTTDNNGRITIGTTLKARTLDPADSYELAGLNLIYNLGESLYTYQLGTTELIPLLATEMPKISDDGLTYTIPLRKGVKFHDGGQFNAEAMKFSLDRFMKNEGKPSFLLKDTIKDVTVTGDYELTITLQKPFAAFPALLAFPGACAVSVQGYTIGEGQFKPNEFIGTGRYKLTAFNSDSVTLEVFSDYWGEKPVNNGIDLQIYAGNSANLYNSFLTGAIKVAYQTFAPEQITTLVQEATAGKFQMVQGSGTVVSYMVLNRNQKPLDQVEVRQAIALLLDRNLMIERVLQGQSDPLYSLIPNVFDVSQPVFQTTSPEENIIQAKELLTKAGFSATNPAVVEVWYPSASKTRSGVASTLKAIADQQLEGIIQFIPNAVESATAFSNLGKGIYGTFLGDWYPDFLDADNYIQPFLQCTKGSETEGCVEGAAQTQGSFFYNTKVNELIDTQRQETNPEARKTAFGEIQTIMKEEVPYIPLWQNKDYAFAQNGITGVTINPSQNFPFWTIK; from the coding sequence ATGATTAAAAAAATAGTCAAAGTTTTAAAATATCTTGGAGTTTCGTTAATCTGTTTTGGGTTAATTGTTGCGTGTAATAGTAATTCAGGAGAACAAATTACTCCTACTACCACAGATAATAATGGTAGGATTACGATCGGGACTACCTTAAAAGCCAGAACATTAGATCCAGCAGACAGTTACGAATTAGCAGGTTTAAACCTTATTTATAATTTGGGTGAAAGTCTTTATACTTATCAATTAGGGACAACGGAATTAATTCCTTTATTAGCTACAGAAATGCCCAAAATTAGCGATGATGGGTTAACCTATACTATCCCTTTAAGAAAGGGAGTCAAGTTTCATGATGGTGGGCAATTCAACGCCGAAGCCATGAAATTTTCTTTAGATAGATTTATGAAAAATGAAGGAAAACCATCTTTTTTACTTAAAGATACCATAAAAGATGTCACTGTTACGGGAGACTATGAATTAACTATTACTCTACAAAAACCTTTTGCCGCCTTTCCTGCTTTACTTGCTTTTCCGGGGGCTTGTGCTGTATCTGTTCAAGGCTATACTATTGGAGAAGGACAATTTAAGCCTAATGAATTTATTGGTACAGGACGCTACAAATTAACTGCTTTTAATAGTGATTCCGTGACTTTAGAGGTATTTTCTGACTATTGGGGTGAAAAACCTGTTAATAACGGTATCGATTTACAGATTTATGCAGGTAATTCTGCCAATCTTTACAATAGTTTTTTAACGGGGGCGATAAAAGTAGCCTATCAAACTTTTGCACCAGAACAAATTACAACATTAGTACAAGAAGCTACGGCAGGAAAATTCCAAATGGTTCAGGGTTCTGGTACTGTGGTAAGTTATATGGTGTTGAATCGTAATCAAAAACCATTAGATCAAGTTGAAGTACGACAAGCGATCGCCCTTTTACTCGATCGAAATCTGATGATTGAAAGAGTATTACAAGGACAATCTGATCCTCTTTATAGTTTAATACCTAATGTATTTGACGTATCTCAACCAGTTTTTCAAACCACTTCTCCAGAAGAAAATATTATCCAAGCCAAAGAATTATTAACTAAAGCAGGGTTTTCTGCGACTAATCCGGCGGTGGTTGAAGTTTGGTATCCTTCTGCTTCCAAAACCCGTAGCGGTGTGGCATCTACCTTAAAAGCGATCGCCGATCAACAATTAGAGGGTATAATACAATTTATTCCCAATGCAGTAGAAAGTGCGACAGCTTTTAGTAATTTAGGTAAAGGTATTTATGGTACTTTCTTGGGTGACTGGTATCCCGATTTTCTTGACGCTGATAACTATATTCAACCATTTTTACAATGTACTAAAGGTAGCGAAACGGAAGGATGTGTTGAAGGTGCGGCACAAACTCAAGGTTCATTTTTTTACAATACTAAAGTAAATGAATTAATCGATACACAACGACAAGAAACCAATCCCGAAGCCCGTAAAACTGCTTTTGGTGAAATTCAAACCATCATGAAAGAAGAAGTACCTTATATTCCCTTATGGCAAAATAAAGACTATGCTTTTGCTCAAAATGGCATTACGGGGGTAACAATTAATCCTAGTCAAAATTTCCCCTTTTGGACTATTAAGTAA
- a CDS encoding CHAT domain-containing protein, with product MKSLRFLYNRIINLKKVNYLFRKVFIFIGLTLLSLTIVLNSYFVNAQQIPEDPKQAILNGKMLKMEQRLEKEYETFFNKNIADSEQSSLEMAAILAEMDEKTGTNSAVVWVMPEEKYLHLVYLSKKGEIIVKDIEDAPLNKITKVVEDFYREIESVNSPMDLAQSKQLYKWIIEPYQKEFLEAENIDNILFCMGNGVRLLPLSALYDGEKFLVEKYNISRIPAFNLINAKYEPMKNATVLAMGASKFLNNDPLPAVTLEIENIDNRLQRSSITSPTEILLNENFTLPNMQQQLKTNSFQIVHLATHANFNPGDVTDSYIQLWDDKLTLDQMSNMPWQNPPDLLVLSACNTALGDRDSQLGFTGIALQSGVNSALGTLWSVSDLGTFALITEFYEQLINQSQTNLTKAEALRQAQNLLLQGEIYFEDNRLITPHGNINLPESLAVKGKVNLSHPFYWAGFTLISSPW from the coding sequence ATGAAAAGCCTTAGATTCTTATATAATCGGATAATAAATTTAAAAAAAGTAAATTATTTATTCAGAAAAGTATTTATTTTTATAGGATTAACTCTCCTCTCATTAACTATTGTTTTAAACTCTTATTTTGTCAATGCTCAACAAATTCCTGAAGATCCTAAACAGGCTATTTTGAATGGAAAAATGTTGAAAATGGAGCAAAGATTAGAGAAAGAATATGAAACTTTTTTTAATAAAAATATAGCAGATAGTGAACAAAGTTCTTTGGAAATGGCTGCAATTTTGGCCGAGATGGATGAAAAAACAGGGACTAATTCTGCTGTTGTTTGGGTAATGCCAGAAGAAAAATATTTACACCTAGTATATTTGAGTAAAAAAGGTGAAATTATTGTTAAAGATATTGAAGATGCTCCTTTAAACAAAATTACAAAAGTTGTAGAAGATTTTTATCGAGAAATTGAAAGTGTTAATAGTCCCATGGATTTAGCACAATCTAAACAATTATATAAATGGATTATTGAGCCTTATCAAAAAGAATTTTTAGAGGCAGAAAATATCGATAATATTTTATTTTGTATGGGAAATGGAGTCAGACTGTTACCATTAAGTGCATTATATGATGGAGAAAAATTCTTAGTTGAAAAATATAATATCAGTCGTATTCCTGCTTTTAATTTAATCAATGCAAAATATGAACCCATGAAAAATGCTACAGTTTTGGCTATGGGTGCATCTAAATTTCTTAACAATGATCCTCTTCCTGCGGTGACATTAGAAATAGAAAATATTGATAACCGATTACAACGATCGAGTATAACATCTCCCACAGAAATTTTACTCAATGAGAATTTCACTTTGCCCAATATGCAACAGCAATTAAAAACTAATTCTTTTCAGATTGTACATTTGGCAACCCATGCCAATTTTAATCCGGGAGATGTCACTGATTCTTATATTCAATTGTGGGATGATAAATTAACATTAGATCAAATGTCCAATATGCCTTGGCAAAATCCTCCCGATTTATTAGTATTAAGTGCTTGTAATACAGCCTTAGGCGATCGAGATTCTCAATTAGGTTTTACGGGAATTGCTTTACAATCAGGAGTTAATTCCGCTTTGGGTACTTTATGGAGTGTTAGTGATTTAGGTACTTTTGCACTAATTACTGAATTTTATGAGCAGTTAATTAATCAATCCCAGACAAATCTGACAAAAGCAGAGGCTTTACGTCAAGCTCAAAATTTATTGTTACAAGGAGAAATATATTTTGAAGATAATCGTTTAATTACTCCTCATGGAAATATTAACTTACCGGAAAGTCTTGCTGTTAAAGGTAAAGTTAATTTATCTCATCCCTTTTATTGGGCGGGATTTACTTTAATTAGTAGCCCATGGTAA